The following are encoded together in the Pararhizobium qamdonense genome:
- the glgX gene encoding glycogen debranching protein GlgX has protein sequence MNQHKIEPGEWQQLGAVPDKDGVNFALFSANAERVELCLFDDSGAVETARIELPEYTNEVWHGYIPGLKPGALYGYRVHGAYDPANGHRFNANKLLIDPYARELVGDVAWSSAHFAYDLEAEDKDLSFNDSDSAAGMPKCRIIDPRAYDWKADRGPNIPWSKTIFYETHVKGFTQLHPAIPENLRGTFEGLGHKAIVDYLKSIGITSVELLPIHFFPDDSHLAEKGLRNFWGYNSLGFFAPATRYYGPRAMDGFRDMVRALHDGGIEVILDVVYNHTAEGNELGPTLSFKGIDNFSYYRTLPDNHRYYINDTGTGNTVNTSHPRVLQMVTDSLRYWVEEMHIDGFRFDLGTILGREPEGFDQRGGFFDAVSQDPVLSRTKLVGEPWDIGPGGYQVGGFPPGWAEWNDKYRDTVRDYWKDGDGTAPDFAARLLGSGDIYDQRGRRPWASVNFISAHDGFTLNDLVSYNEKHNEANGEDNKDGHSDNRSANYGVEGPTDDAAINAVRDRQKRNLLATLLLSHGTPMLLAGDEFGRSQMGNNNGYCQDSEISWVHWENLPGSAEELRDFVRQLTGLRAAQPLLRRESWRDGMTVTWFNPGGGEQTEEQWQDEGGTTLGVRLSRDDLKGVDGVWSEALILFNPHDGPVPFKLPDSLSGSWACALTTGDAAETGTDVPADFELPARSLTLLHPA, from the coding sequence GTGAACCAGCATAAAATAGAGCCCGGCGAGTGGCAGCAGCTTGGCGCTGTTCCGGACAAGGACGGCGTCAACTTCGCCCTGTTTTCCGCCAATGCCGAGCGAGTCGAACTCTGCCTGTTCGACGACAGCGGCGCGGTCGAGACGGCGCGCATCGAGCTGCCGGAATATACGAACGAAGTCTGGCACGGCTATATTCCCGGCCTGAAGCCCGGCGCGCTCTACGGCTACCGCGTTCACGGCGCCTACGATCCGGCCAACGGCCATCGCTTCAATGCTAACAAGCTTCTGATCGACCCCTATGCCCGCGAACTGGTTGGCGATGTCGCCTGGTCGAGCGCGCATTTCGCCTATGATCTCGAAGCGGAGGACAAGGACCTGTCCTTCAACGACAGCGATAGTGCTGCCGGCATGCCCAAATGCCGGATCATCGATCCGAGGGCCTATGACTGGAAAGCCGATCGCGGTCCCAACATTCCCTGGTCGAAGACCATCTTCTACGAAACCCATGTGAAGGGCTTCACGCAGCTGCACCCGGCTATTCCGGAAAACCTGCGCGGAACATTCGAAGGGCTCGGGCACAAGGCTATCGTCGATTATCTGAAAAGCATCGGCATCACCTCGGTCGAGCTCTTGCCGATCCATTTCTTCCCCGATGATAGCCATCTGGCGGAAAAGGGTCTGCGCAATTTCTGGGGCTATAACAGCCTGGGTTTCTTCGCACCGGCAACGCGCTACTACGGTCCACGCGCCATGGACGGTTTCCGCGACATGGTGCGGGCTCTGCACGATGGCGGCATCGAGGTCATTTTGGACGTGGTCTACAACCACACCGCCGAAGGCAACGAACTCGGCCCGACTTTGTCCTTCAAGGGCATCGACAATTTTTCCTATTACCGCACCCTGCCCGACAATCACCGCTACTATATCAACGACACCGGCACCGGCAACACGGTCAACACCTCGCATCCGCGCGTCCTGCAGATGGTCACGGATTCGCTGCGCTACTGGGTCGAGGAGATGCATATCGACGGCTTCCGCTTCGATCTCGGCACCATCCTTGGCCGGGAACCCGAAGGGTTCGACCAGCGTGGCGGCTTCTTCGATGCGGTGTCGCAGGATCCGGTTCTTTCCAGGACCAAGCTGGTCGGCGAGCCCTGGGATATTGGCCCCGGCGGGTATCAGGTCGGCGGCTTTCCGCCGGGCTGGGCGGAATGGAACGACAAGTACCGCGACACCGTGCGCGATTACTGGAAGGACGGCGACGGCACGGCGCCGGATTTCGCCGCCCGCCTGCTCGGCTCCGGTGATATTTACGACCAGCGCGGACGGCGTCCGTGGGCAAGCGTCAACTTCATCTCGGCCCATGACGGTTTCACCCTCAACGACCTCGTCTCCTATAACGAGAAGCACAACGAGGCGAACGGCGAAGACAACAAGGACGGCCATAGCGACAACCGTAGCGCCAATTACGGCGTGGAAGGCCCCACCGACGATGCCGCCATCAACGCCGTTCGCGACCGGCAGAAGCGCAACCTGCTTGCCACGCTGCTCTTGTCCCACGGCACCCCGATGCTGCTTGCCGGCGACGAGTTCGGCCGCAGCCAGATGGGTAACAATAACGGTTATTGCCAGGACAGCGAGATCAGCTGGGTCCATTGGGAAAACCTGCCCGGCAGCGCCGAAGAACTGCGCGATTTCGTTCGTCAGCTGACGGGCTTGCGGGCGGCCCAGCCGCTGCTGCGCCGCGAAAGCTGGCGCGACGGTATGACCGTGACATGGTTCAATCCCGGCGGCGGCGAGCAGACGGAAGAGCAGTGGCAGGACGAGGGTGGCACGACGCTTGGCGTGCGTCTCTCCCGCGACGACCTTAAAGGTGTCGATGGCGTCTGGTCAGAGGCACTGATCCTGTTCAACCCGCATGACGGACCCGTGCCGTTCAAGCTGCCGGATTCGTTGTCCGGCTCCTGGGCCTGTGCGCTCACGACTGGAGACGCGGCGGAAACCGGCACGGACGTGCCGGCTGACTTCGAGCTTCCCGCCCGCAGCCTCACCCTGCTGCATCCGGCCTGA
- a CDS encoding PAS domain S-box protein, which translates to MQAPASDTRYPFLAEGGELAALIRDFDWSKTSIGPLSTWPYHLKSVVAIILRAKVPMILLWGGDGVMIYNEGYAAFAGQRHPVSLGSNVREHWPEVAEFNANVLKVVLGGGTLGYRDQHLVIERNGSPEDVWLNLDYSAVPDENGVPAGVLAIIKDTTHRVRTEQRLRIAQEAGGIGTFEWYPQTGMLEVSDEYRRIWGLAPDVVVTDKLLVGLLHPDDRANTGPAKLSQSNPLDYAEYRRIDPQTGQVRWIARRGEVVSSPESGQRRFIGIAFDITDRKCAEAAVREGEARWRGLFEQMQEGFFVGEVIRDPQGLIHDFRFVEVNPAFEKHSGVPADSALGRSVRDVIPMISDDVFEAYAEVVNTGIAQVFEVQVAALDGRWFEVRARKAAPDRFAALFVDISSRKLAEKAVAESEARFRNLAQSMPNHVWTASPDGMLDWFNDRVYRYSGAPAGTLDGENWGVIVHPDDIGDAAEAWAAARHTGDQYETKFRLRRHDGAYRWHIARAVSLRDRAGRIEKWIGTNTDIQEQKIAEAALAELASTLEQRIEARTSELLQTQDALRQSQKMESIGNLTGGVAHDFNNLLQVISGNLQLLLNEVPGNERAEQRVQNAMAGVARGSKLASQLLAFGRRQPLAPKVVNIGRLLRNLDDILRRSLGEAIEIETIVAGGLWNTHIDPGNVENAILNLAINARDAMSGSGKLTIEAGNAYLDAKYTEAYADVPPGQYVLLAVTDTGSGMAPDILEKVFEPFFTTKPEGRGTGLGLSMVYGFVKQSGGHIKIYSELGHGSTIKLYLPRSMQSEDVLIERDAGPITGGSETILVAEDDEAVRETVVAILTDLGYRVLKAKDAQSALTVIESGASIDLLFTDVVMPGTLKSPELARKARERLPQLSVLFTSGYTENSIVHSGRLDEGVELLSKPYTREALARRIRHVLAKEPAVASPAQTPAHDAANDQKPDGKKTVLVCEDDWLIRASTVDMLEDQGHIVLEAADAKTALAVLSEQPIDVLVTDVGLPDMSGVMLAERAKVLVPGLPVIFATGNSHVEGVTLGPNVQLVVKPFSGEALAQAIALVTRG; encoded by the coding sequence ATGCAAGCGCCTGCATCCGACACGCGATACCCGTTCCTGGCCGAGGGTGGCGAGCTTGCGGCGCTGATCCGCGATTTCGACTGGTCAAAAACCTCGATCGGCCCGCTTTCAACCTGGCCCTATCATCTGAAATCCGTCGTTGCGATCATCCTGCGCGCCAAGGTGCCGATGATCCTTTTGTGGGGCGGCGACGGCGTGATGATCTACAATGAAGGTTATGCCGCCTTTGCCGGTCAGCGCCATCCCGTTTCGCTCGGCTCGAATGTCAGGGAACATTGGCCGGAGGTGGCGGAGTTCAATGCCAATGTGCTCAAAGTGGTGCTGGGCGGCGGGACGCTTGGTTACCGCGACCAGCATCTGGTCATCGAGCGCAACGGTTCGCCGGAGGATGTCTGGCTGAACCTCGATTACAGTGCGGTTCCGGATGAGAACGGCGTGCCGGCCGGCGTGCTGGCAATCATCAAGGACACCACTCACCGGGTGCGGACCGAGCAGCGCCTGCGCATTGCACAAGAGGCAGGCGGCATCGGCACGTTTGAATGGTACCCGCAAACCGGCATGCTGGAGGTATCGGACGAATATCGCCGCATCTGGGGCCTTGCGCCCGACGTGGTGGTGACCGACAAGCTCCTGGTTGGTCTTCTGCATCCGGACGACCGGGCCAATACCGGTCCGGCGAAACTCAGCCAGAGCAATCCGCTCGACTATGCCGAATACCGCCGGATCGACCCCCAAACCGGGCAGGTCCGATGGATTGCCCGGCGCGGCGAGGTCGTATCAAGCCCCGAAAGTGGCCAGAGGCGGTTCATCGGCATTGCGTTCGACATTACCGACCGTAAATGCGCCGAGGCTGCGGTCCGCGAGGGCGAAGCGCGCTGGCGCGGCCTGTTCGAACAGATGCAGGAAGGCTTTTTTGTCGGCGAGGTCATCCGCGACCCTCAGGGCCTGATCCACGATTTCCGGTTTGTCGAAGTCAATCCGGCATTCGAAAAGCATTCCGGCGTCCCGGCCGATAGCGCGCTCGGACGCAGCGTCCGCGACGTTATTCCGATGATTTCCGACGACGTTTTCGAAGCCTATGCCGAGGTCGTCAATACCGGCATAGCGCAGGTTTTCGAGGTTCAGGTGGCTGCGCTGGATGGGCGCTGGTTCGAGGTTCGCGCCCGCAAGGCCGCGCCCGACCGGTTTGCAGCGCTTTTCGTCGATATTTCCAGCCGCAAGCTTGCCGAAAAAGCGGTCGCCGAAAGCGAGGCCCGGTTCCGCAACCTGGCGCAGTCGATGCCCAATCACGTCTGGACGGCGTCGCCGGATGGCATGCTGGACTGGTTCAACGACCGGGTCTACCGCTATAGCGGCGCGCCTGCGGGCACTCTGGATGGCGAAAACTGGGGTGTCATCGTTCATCCCGACGATATCGGCGATGCCGCCGAAGCCTGGGCCGCGGCCCGTCATACCGGTGACCAATATGAGACCAAGTTCCGGCTTCGCCGGCATGACGGCGCCTATCGCTGGCATATCGCCCGTGCCGTTTCGCTGCGTGACCGCGCCGGCCGGATAGAGAAATGGATCGGTACCAACACCGATATCCAGGAACAGAAGATCGCCGAAGCGGCGCTGGCGGAACTGGCGTCAACGCTCGAACAGCGGATCGAAGCACGCACGTCCGAACTGCTCCAGACCCAGGATGCCCTGCGCCAGAGCCAGAAGATGGAATCGATCGGCAACCTCACTGGCGGCGTCGCCCATGATTTCAACAATCTGCTGCAGGTGATCAGCGGCAATCTTCAGCTGCTTTTGAATGAAGTGCCCGGCAATGAGCGCGCCGAGCAGCGCGTCCAGAATGCCATGGCCGGTGTTGCGCGCGGCTCCAAGCTCGCCTCGCAACTGCTGGCATTCGGCCGACGCCAGCCGCTCGCGCCGAAAGTCGTCAATATCGGCCGCCTGTTGCGCAATCTCGACGATATTTTGCGCCGGTCTCTCGGCGAGGCCATCGAAATCGAGACAATCGTCGCGGGTGGTTTGTGGAACACCCATATCGATCCCGGCAATGTCGAGAATGCTATCCTCAATCTCGCCATCAATGCTCGCGACGCGATGAGCGGTAGCGGCAAGCTGACGATCGAGGCGGGTAACGCCTATCTCGATGCCAAATATACCGAGGCTTATGCGGACGTTCCGCCCGGCCAATATGTTCTGCTGGCGGTGACCGACACTGGCTCGGGCATGGCGCCGGACATCCTGGAAAAGGTATTCGAACCCTTCTTCACCACCAAGCCGGAGGGCCGGGGCACCGGGCTCGGCCTGTCGATGGTCTATGGTTTCGTCAAGCAATCGGGCGGCCATATCAAGATCTACAGCGAACTGGGGCATGGCTCGACGATCAAGCTCTATCTGCCCCGGTCGATGCAGTCGGAAGACGTTCTGATCGAGCGGGATGCGGGACCGATCACCGGCGGCAGCGAAACCATCCTCGTGGCCGAGGACGACGAAGCCGTTCGCGAAACCGTCGTCGCCATTCTCACCGACCTTGGCTACCGTGTCTTGAAGGCCAAGGATGCGCAGAGCGCGCTGACGGTGATCGAAAGCGGTGCCTCCATCGACCTGTTGTTCACAGATGTGGTAATGCCGGGCACGTTGAAAAGCCCGGAACTGGCACGCAAGGCGCGGGAACGGCTGCCGCAACTGAGCGTCCTGTTCACATCCGGCTATACCGAAAACTCGATTGTCCATTCCGGCCGCCTGGATGAAGGGGTCGAACTCTTGAGCAAGCCCTATACGCGGGAAGCGTTGGCCCGCCGGATCCGCCATGTTCTGGCAAAGGAACCGGCTGTGGCATCACCGGCGCAAACACCGGCACATGACGCTGCCAACGATCAGAAACCGGACGGGAAAAAGACTGTCCTCGTCTGCGAGGACGATTGGCTTATCCGCGCCAGCACGGTCGATATGCTGGAAGACCAGGGACATATCGTTCTGGAGGCTGCCGACGCGAAGACAGCGCTTGCCGTGCTGTCGGAACAACCGATCGATGTTCTGGTCACGGATGTCGGGCTTCCCGATATGTCGGGCGTGATGCTGGCGGAGCGTGCCAAGGTTCTGGTTCCCGGCCTGCCGGTCATATTCGCCACCGGCAACAGCCATGTTGAGGGCGTGACGCTCGGGCCGAATGTGCAACTGGTGGTCAAGCCTTTTTCCGGCGAGGCATTGGCGCAGGCTATCGCTCTTGTGACACGAGGGTAA
- a CDS encoding mechanosensitive ion channel family protein, which translates to MRASGNIRLLVLRLWCLAALVLGAGPAMIQPALAQAANSQTANPQTGSVQAASPPASSDKVDQLIKLLDDPEIRALLNRQTAAPVADADTNMSATEFNAFGDRVRDHLRHIGQAIPLLPSEFMRAGATIADDINGHGPFGVFVLFLTLVAIGLGAEWLFHRIGRRSRMHANLAHADGAPENPLYAAGRHLFALLAPLVAFSLASLGLLMAMTWPPLLDALMLPLLLGVIACRFVIRIARLLLLGPASGASEAAGLAAADHASGAFWYRRIFWLSCILFTGWSLAGVMEALTIAPAVRGVVVYALGLGLLLVGIETIWNRPAAIARPHGRGAVEWALTFYLCLLWVLWVAGLVIILWVGIYALILPGILKATTAVSRNAFAARPGMPGGNPVIEVLVERGARAAIITLAVLWLAFIVSKRSSMFTGEGMADHIIQGVLAGAVILLVADILWQIVKAVINRTLEQARSSATGDTAHGARNGRLLTLLPLLRTVLAVLIAVIAVLMVLSGLGVQVAPLIAGAGIFGVAIGFGSQTLVKDVISGVFYMMDDAFRVGEYIQSGSYKGTVESFSIRSVRLRHHRGPVFTVPFGTLGAVQNMSRDWVIDKFTISVGYDTDINKVRKMVKGVGAALLEDEEYGSMILETLKMKGVEQFGDYGINLSFAMMTKPGYQTTIRRKAYMMIREAFTTNGIVFASPTVQVASNDPSAAAAAAATVKAAMDQKKLAESGEGA; encoded by the coding sequence ATGAGAGCATCTGGTAATATCAGGCTGTTGGTCTTGCGGTTGTGGTGCTTGGCGGCTTTGGTGCTGGGTGCCGGTCCAGCGATGATCCAGCCGGCCCTCGCACAGGCGGCAAATTCACAGACGGCAAATCCACAGACGGGAAGTGTACAGGCGGCAAGTCCACCGGCGAGCTCCGACAAGGTCGATCAACTGATCAAGCTGCTCGACGACCCCGAAATACGCGCCTTGCTCAACAGGCAGACGGCGGCACCCGTTGCCGACGCTGATACCAATATGTCCGCGACGGAGTTCAACGCCTTTGGCGACCGGGTGCGGGATCATCTGCGTCATATCGGCCAGGCCATTCCGCTGCTCCCTTCCGAGTTCATGCGCGCGGGCGCAACCATTGCTGACGATATCAACGGCCATGGTCCCTTCGGTGTGTTCGTGCTGTTTCTGACACTGGTGGCGATCGGCCTTGGGGCGGAATGGCTGTTTCATCGCATTGGACGCCGCAGCCGCATGCATGCAAATCTGGCCCATGCGGACGGTGCGCCGGAAAACCCGCTCTATGCCGCCGGCCGGCACCTGTTTGCGCTTTTGGCCCCGCTCGTCGCGTTCAGCTTGGCAAGCCTTGGCCTGTTGATGGCGATGACATGGCCGCCGCTGCTCGATGCGCTGATGCTGCCTCTGCTTCTGGGCGTCATTGCCTGCCGTTTCGTTATCCGGATTGCCCGGCTGCTGCTGCTTGGGCCGGCGAGCGGCGCTTCCGAAGCGGCTGGCCTTGCCGCTGCCGATCACGCCTCCGGGGCCTTCTGGTACAGGCGGATCTTCTGGTTGTCGTGCATCCTGTTTACCGGCTGGTCCCTGGCGGGCGTCATGGAAGCCTTGACCATTGCGCCGGCAGTGCGGGGCGTCGTCGTCTATGCCCTTGGTCTCGGACTGCTGCTGGTCGGTATTGAAACCATCTGGAACCGCCCGGCAGCGATCGCCCGCCCGCATGGCCGGGGCGCTGTCGAATGGGCGCTGACATTCTATCTCTGCCTGCTCTGGGTGCTCTGGGTTGCAGGTCTCGTCATCATTCTTTGGGTGGGCATCTATGCGCTGATATTGCCGGGCATTCTGAAAGCCACCACGGCAGTGTCGAGAAACGCGTTCGCGGCCCGGCCCGGAATGCCCGGCGGCAATCCCGTTATCGAGGTTCTTGTGGAACGCGGCGCGCGGGCGGCCATCATCACGCTTGCCGTGCTCTGGCTTGCCTTCATTGTCAGTAAGCGCTCGTCGATGTTTACCGGCGAGGGCATGGCGGATCATATCATCCAGGGCGTTTTGGCCGGTGCGGTCATTCTGCTGGTCGCCGACATTCTCTGGCAGATCGTCAAGGCGGTGATCAACCGCACGCTGGAACAGGCCAGGAGTTCCGCGACCGGCGACACGGCGCATGGCGCGCGCAATGGGCGGCTTTTGACATTGTTGCCGCTGCTGCGGACCGTGCTAGCCGTACTGATCGCCGTCATCGCCGTGTTGATGGTTCTCTCCGGCCTTGGCGTTCAGGTGGCCCCGCTGATTGCTGGTGCGGGCATTTTCGGCGTGGCCATCGGGTTTGGTTCGCAGACCCTGGTCAAGGATGTGATCAGCGGCGTTTTCTACATGATGGATGATGCGTTCCGGGTCGGGGAATATATCCAGAGCGGCAGCTACAAGGGCACCGTGGAATCGTTCAGCATCCGCTCTGTGCGGCTGCGCCACCATCGCGGCCCGGTCTTCACCGTTCCGTTCGGTACGCTCGGTGCCGTCCAGAACATGAGCCGCGACTGGGTGATCGACAAATTCACCATCTCGGTCGGCTACGACACCGACATCAACAAGGTCCGCAAGATGGTCAAGGGTGTTGGCGCAGCGCTGCTCGAGGACGAGGAATATGGCTCGATGATCCTGGAAACCCTGAAGATGAAGGGCGTCGAACAGTTCGGCGACTATGGCATCAACCTCAGCTTCGCGATGATGACCAAACCGGGATACCAGACGACGATCCGCCGCAAGGCCTATATGATGATCCGGGAAGCATTCACCACCAATGGCATCGTCTTTGCCTCTCCCACAGTCCAGGTCGCCAGCAACGACCCGTCGGCAGCGGCAGCCGCGGCTGCGACGGTGAAGGCGGCGATGGATCAGAAGAAGCTGGCCGAAAGCGGGGAGGGTGCCTGA
- a CDS encoding AbrB/MazE/SpoVT family DNA-binding domain-containing protein has protein sequence MLSTVKKSGNSTYIIIPKPMLMELGATAGDHVQLIVDAGSIIIERVITSPRQGWAADAKRLAANGDDVSGWSEFGNKDDDALTW, from the coding sequence ATGTTGAGCACCGTCAAGAAATCCGGCAATTCGACATATATCATTATCCCCAAGCCAATGCTGATGGAATTGGGCGCCACGGCCGGCGATCATGTTCAGCTCATCGTTGACGCGGGTAGCATCATCATTGAGCGCGTGATCACGTCACCGCGACAAGGCTGGGCCGCCGATGCCAAACGGCTGGCAGCAAACGGGGATGATGTCTCCGGATGGTCCGAATTTGGCAATAAAGATGACGACGCTTTGACATGGTGA
- a CDS encoding DUF6481 family protein, translated as MRHASDNGFADRRKAAAEAKQQLLKKFASAPKADDPELAAKLAERQANTAAREARRAERDRLKQEENERQLAEAAALTAAAELESKAEAAAREEAARDRIARVVADEAERKAERDRRYAARKARQR; from the coding sequence TTGAGACACGCATCCGATAATGGCTTTGCCGATCGGCGCAAAGCCGCAGCCGAAGCCAAGCAGCAGCTTTTGAAGAAGTTTGCATCGGCACCGAAGGCTGATGACCCGGAACTGGCAGCAAAGCTCGCCGAGCGGCAGGCCAATACGGCTGCGCGCGAAGCCCGCCGCGCCGAACGCGACCGCCTGAAGCAGGAAGAAAACGAGCGCCAGCTCGCAGAAGCCGCAGCGCTGACCGCCGCCGCCGAGCTGGAATCGAAAGCCGAAGCTGCCGCCCGCGAAGAAGCCGCCCGCGATCGCATCGCCCGCGTCGTTGCCGACGAAGCCGAGCGCAAGGCCGAGCGCGATCGCCGCTATGCCGCCCGCAAGGCCCGCCAGCGCTAA
- a CDS encoding cold-shock protein translates to MTTGTVKWFNSTKGFGFIQPDNGGPDVFVHISAVERAGMREIVEGQKLGYEMERDNKSGKMSACQLQAA, encoded by the coding sequence ATGACCACTGGCACAGTTAAATGGTTCAATTCCACCAAGGGCTTCGGCTTCATTCAGCCTGACAACGGCGGTCCGGACGTATTCGTCCATATCTCCGCTGTCGAACGGGCCGGCATGCGCGAAATCGTCGAAGGCCAGAAGCTTGGCTACGAGATGGAACGCGACAACAAGTCGGGCAAAATGTCCGCTTGCCAGCTTCAGGCTGCTTAA
- a CDS encoding alpha/beta hydrolase encodes MTDYGYVHRVKAGAPGNPIFFVFHGTGGDERQFFDFGGDLLADATIVSPRGDVSEHGAARFFRRTAEGVYDMTDLARATTKMAEFVARLSAEHEASDVIGLGFSNGANILANLLIETSLFNKAILLHPLIPFKPKDNPALVGRQILITAGQRDPICPAPLTQALADYFAAQKAVVDMEWHTGGHDIRPNEIEAIKRFLG; translated from the coding sequence ATGACCGATTATGGCTATGTGCACCGGGTGAAGGCCGGCGCACCGGGAAATCCGATCTTTTTCGTCTTTCACGGGACCGGCGGCGACGAGCGGCAATTCTTCGATTTCGGCGGCGATCTGCTGGCGGATGCGACGATCGTCTCGCCGCGCGGTGACGTGTCGGAACATGGCGCGGCGCGCTTCTTCCGCCGCACCGCAGAGGGCGTCTACGACATGACGGATCTTGCCCGCGCGACCACCAAGATGGCGGAGTTCGTGGCGCGGCTCTCGGCAGAGCATGAAGCCTCGGACGTGATCGGCCTCGGCTTTTCCAACGGCGCCAATATTCTCGCCAACCTGTTGATCGAGACGAGCCTGTTTAACAAGGCGATCCTCCTGCATCCGCTCATTCCCTTCAAGCCGAAGGACAATCCGGCGCTTGTGGGAAGACAAATCCTGATCACCGCCGGCCAGCGCGACCCGATCTGCCCGGCGCCGCTGACACAGGCCCTTGCCGATTATTTTGCGGCGCAGAAGGCGGTGGTCGACATGGAATGGCACACGGGCGGGCATGATATCCGGCCGAACGAGATCGAGGCGATCAAGCGGTTTTTGGGGTGA
- the ggt gene encoding gamma-glutamyltransferase, whose protein sequence is MLPHPRTGAIAALIVSIALLPLNPAAAASPEPVKAEHGMVVTAQHLASDVGVEVLKKGGNAVDAAVAVGYALAVVYPTAGNIGGGGFMTIRLKDGKTTFLDFRERAPLAATKTMYLDSKGEIVKGASTAGYLAVGVPGSVLGLETAREKYGTLSRQELLAPAIRFAKDGFVLDQGDVASLQNGAKKLSMDKAAAAIFLKPDGKTFSIGDTLVQAELAASLASISEKGPDAFYKGAIAGDIVKASAATGGILAKTDFEQYTVRELKPVTCNYRGYEIASSPPPSSGGVIICEILNVLEGYPLSYLGYGSAETVHAMVEAMRRAYVDRNSALGDPDFVENPVEKLTDKAYAKEIRARINPFKAGISKDLMPKGMGESTETTHYSIIDNDGNAVAVTYTLNGSFGAGVVAPGTGILLNNEMDDFTSKPGSPNLYGLVQGEANAIEPKKTPLSSMSPTIISKDGKPFMVIGSPGGARIITITLEAIINVIDHGMSIQEAIDAPRIHHQWLPDKVYMEPFALSSDTLKLLTEMGHDVAVDPGWTIWGQAAGILVGGKNLTEIEEGGGARYNGAMDSRATSGAARGY, encoded by the coding sequence ATGTTGCCTCACCCCCGTACCGGCGCGATTGCCGCGCTTATCGTTTCCATTGCTCTCTTACCGCTTAACCCCGCGGCAGCGGCCTCGCCCGAGCCCGTCAAGGCCGAACATGGCATGGTCGTCACCGCCCAGCATCTCGCTTCCGATGTCGGCGTCGAGGTCTTGAAGAAGGGCGGCAATGCCGTCGATGCGGCGGTTGCCGTCGGTTATGCGCTGGCCGTCGTCTATCCAACCGCCGGCAATATCGGCGGCGGCGGGTTCATGACCATCCGGCTGAAAGACGGCAAGACCACCTTCCTCGATTTCCGCGAACGCGCACCGCTCGCCGCCACCAAGACCATGTATCTCGACAGCAAGGGCGAGATCGTCAAGGGTGCCAGCACCGCCGGCTATCTGGCCGTCGGCGTGCCCGGCTCCGTCCTGGGCCTTGAGACGGCGCGGGAAAAATACGGCACGCTGTCTCGGCAGGAACTTTTGGCGCCCGCCATCCGCTTTGCCAAGGACGGTTTCGTGCTCGATCAGGGCGATGTCGCCTCGCTGCAGAACGGCGCCAAGAAACTGTCCATGGACAAGGCCGCCGCCGCAATCTTCCTCAAGCCCGACGGCAAGACGTTCTCGATCGGCGACACCCTGGTCCAGGCGGAGTTGGCCGCTAGCCTGGCCAGCATCTCGGAGAAAGGCCCGGACGCCTTCTACAAGGGGGCGATTGCCGGCGATATCGTCAAGGCGAGTGCGGCGACCGGCGGTATTCTCGCCAAGACCGATTTCGAGCAATACACGGTCCGGGAATTGAAACCCGTGACCTGCAATTATCGCGGCTATGAGATTGCCTCCTCGCCCCCGCCAAGCTCTGGCGGCGTCATCATCTGTGAAATCCTCAACGTGCTGGAAGGCTATCCACTCTCCTATCTCGGCTATGGCTCGGCCGAAACGGTGCATGCGATGGTCGAGGCGATGCGCCGTGCCTATGTCGATCGCAACTCGGCGCTCGGCGATCCCGATTTCGTCGAAAACCCCGTCGAAAAGCTCACGGACAAGGCCTATGCCAAGGAAATCCGCGCTCGGATCAATCCCTTCAAGGCTGGGATTTCGAAGGACCTGATGCCAAAGGGCATGGGCGAGAGCACCGAGACCACCCACTATTCGATCATCGACAATGACGGCAATGCGGTCGCGGTCACCTATACGCTGAACGGCTCGTTCGGTGCGGGCGTCGTTGCTCCGGGAACCGGTATCCTCCTCAACAACGAGATGGACGATTTCACCTCCAAGCCCGGTTCGCCCAATCTCTACGGCCTGGTCCAGGGGGAAGCCAATGCGATTGAACCGAAGAAAACGCCGCTGTCATCGATGAGCCCGACGATCATCTCCAAAGACGGCAAGCCGTTCATGGTCATCGGCAGTCCCGGCGGCGCGCGCATCATCACCATCACACTCGAAGCGATCATCAATGTCATCGACCATGGCATGAGCATCCAGGAAGCCATCGACGCCCCGCGCATCCATCATCAATGGCTGCCCGATAAAGTGTACATGGAACCCTTCGCGCTGTCGTCGGATACGCTGAAACTGCTGACGGAAATGGGCCATGACGTCGCCGTAGATCCGGGCTGGACCATCTGGGGCCAGGCGGCCGGGATCCTCGTCGGGGGCAAGAACCTGACCGAGATCGAGGAGGGCGGCGGCGCCCGCTACAACGGCGCCATGGACAGCCGCGCGACGTCGGGGGCTGCACGGGGGTATTGA